The Oryzihumus leptocrescens sequence CGACGGGCCGGTGTGCAGCGCCTGGCTGGGCAGCCCGGCGTCGGCGAGGGCCCGCCACTGCACGAGCACCTGCGCCTCGAGTGCCTCGTCGAGCAGCAGCTCCACCGTCTGCACCACGGGACCATGGTGCCGGACGCCGTGGCGGTGAACGAGTCGTGAACTTCCGGTGCCCCCGATAACCCCTGCCGCGCAACGCCGTTGACCCGGTCATGGAGATCAGCCGACGACAGCTGCTGGCCGGCACCGGGGCCGCCCTGGGCGCCGCCGCCCTCGAGCAGGCCCTGCCCGCGTCCGCAGCCACGCCGACCCTTCCCGCCCCCGCCGACTCCGGCATCGACCACGTGGTCGTGGTGATGATGGAGAACCGGTCCTTCGACCACTACCTCGGCTGGCTGCCGGGGGCCAACGGCAAGCAGGCGGGCCTGACCTACACCGACCGCTACGGCGTGACCCGCCAGACCCACCACCTCACCGACACCCAGGGCTGCGCCCACCCCGACCCGGACCACTCCTACGAGGGCGGCCGGGTGCAGTACAACGACGGCAGGTGCGACGGGTGGCTGCGCTCGGGCGACAACGACGAGTTCGCCATCGGCTACTACACCGACGCCGACCTGGCCTTCTACGGCCGCGCCGCCCGCGACTGGACCGTCTGCGACGGCTACTTCTCGGCGATCCTGGCCGAGACCTACCCCAACCGCTTCTACCAGCACTCGGCGCAGACCGACCGGATCCACAACTCCACGGCCATCTCGACCATGCCGACCATCTGGGACCGGCTCAAGGACGCCGGGGTCACGGGCACCTACTACTACAACGACACCCCGTTCCTGGCGCTGTGGGGCGACAAGTACGTCGACATCTCCCAGCCCTACTCAGCGTTCCTCGCCGACGCGAAGG is a genomic window containing:
- a CDS encoding alkaline phosphatase family protein, which codes for MEISRRQLLAGTGAALGAAALEQALPASAATPTLPAPADSGIDHVVVVMMENRSFDHYLGWLPGANGKQAGLTYTDRYGVTRQTHHLTDTQGCAHPDPDHSYEGGRVQYNDGRCDGWLRSGDNDEFAIGYYTDADLAFYGRAARDWTVCDGYFSAILAETYPNRFYQHSAQTDRIHNSTAISTMPTIWDRLKDAGVTGTYYYNDTPFLALWGDKYVDISQPYSAFLADAKAGTLPAVSFVDPKFLDESTGSSADDHPHADIRAGQYFLDQVYEAVTTSPNWGRTALVINYDEWGGFYDHVAPTTAPDAHPEYGSLRGFRVPCLVVSPRARRSHVAHGVYDHTSVLKMIEWRWGLAPLTPRDAAANNLAEVLDFSTTNLAAPRYDVPAFAGTPCPPGGFADYEDWHALKDLATKHGWSLPA